The following are from one region of the Desulfonatronum thiosulfatophilum genome:
- a CDS encoding FIST signal transduction protein, producing the protein MITAIGHSNNPVAAGAVEEVLAQCRDILRDRSPSLGILFTSNMDINFQAVLDRILNAWPDLPLVGCTTDGEISDILLCAEDSLCLLLIHTEKVSFSIGLGENLSRDPEAAVNAAWTEAARKIKKKVGHNNFTPRLGLVLAEGLKTFGVSVDQALRRVIGENFPLFGGMAGDGYQFRRTFQFFNDRVATDALILVLISGPVRFSMGLFSGLRPIGKTYAITKHKDNIVWEIDGMPAAIFMEQFLGQRNYQELPQFPLAVLTEDGDFFLRAPVFINKDDSITFVGTFPENPRIRLTEFDREAFIQAAHQTTRECLEHFPGSSPNLALLMPCTSRRHILGSRAMEEHAVLLQHRDRHPKMRMFGMYAYGELGPLQGTNTTFFHNDTFALLLLKEDT; encoded by the coding sequence AACAATCCCGTCGCAGCCGGAGCGGTCGAGGAAGTCCTGGCCCAGTGCCGGGACATCTTACGAGACAGGTCTCCGAGTCTGGGCATCCTCTTCACATCGAACATGGACATCAACTTTCAGGCAGTGCTGGACCGGATTCTGAACGCATGGCCCGATCTGCCCCTGGTGGGCTGCACCACGGACGGCGAGATCTCCGACATCCTCCTCTGTGCTGAAGACTCCCTGTGTCTGCTGTTGATTCATACCGAAAAGGTATCCTTCTCCATCGGCCTGGGAGAAAACCTGTCCAGAGATCCCGAAGCGGCGGTCAACGCTGCCTGGACCGAAGCCGCGCGTAAGATCAAAAAAAAGGTCGGGCATAACAACTTTACGCCCAGGCTGGGGCTTGTCCTGGCCGAAGGCCTGAAGACCTTTGGTGTCAGCGTGGATCAGGCTCTGCGCCGGGTGATCGGGGAAAACTTTCCGCTTTTCGGAGGAATGGCCGGAGACGGCTATCAATTTCGCAGAACATTTCAGTTTTTCAACGATCGCGTTGCCACCGACGCCTTGATCCTGGTCCTCATTTCAGGCCCGGTCCGCTTCTCCATGGGACTGTTCAGCGGGCTCCGACCGATTGGCAAGACTTACGCAATAACCAAACATAAAGATAATATTGTCTGGGAAATCGACGGGATGCCGGCCGCAATCTTTATGGAACAATTTCTGGGCCAAAGGAACTACCAGGAATTACCTCAGTTTCCACTTGCAGTGCTCACTGAAGATGGCGATTTTTTCCTGCGTGCCCCCGTCTTTATTAATAAAGACGACAGCATCACTTTTGTCGGCACGTTTCCTGAGAATCCACGCATTCGTCTGACCGAGTTCGACCGAGAAGCTTTCATTCAAGCCGCGCATCAGACCACCCGGGAGTGCCTGGAACACTTCCCCGGCTCTAGTCCAAACCTGGCCCTGCTCATGCCATGCACTTCGCGCCGTCACATTCTGGGTTCCAGAGCCATGGAAGAGCACGCCGTGTTGCTGCAGCACAGGGATCGTCATCCAAAAATGCGCATGTTCGGCATGTATGCGTACGGGGAACTCGGCCCCTTGCAGGGAACGAACACGACCTTTTTTCATAACGACACCTTTGCATTGCTGCTTCTGAAAGAAGACACATGA